One genomic region from Leptolyngbyaceae cyanobacterium JSC-12 encodes:
- a CDS encoding putative membrane protein (IMG reference gene:2510093776~PFAM: Phosphate-starvation-inducible E), with amino-acid sequence MQISSKNLATNRLLSTQRDLLVQVLEAVQDLIVVSLCIGLFSFMVLQLREMFLSLLPPLNFQVVTADILFLLILVELFRLLIIYLQEQRVSIGVAVEVSIVSVLREVIVRGVLETPWSQILAAGAFLLVMGALLVVRVWLPPTFEGIDPEKRLSKRRKLERDELKADSSLTTNELHLADSPALVEVKHPI; translated from the coding sequence ATGCAGATTTCTTCGAAAAATTTAGCGACGAATCGGTTGTTATCAACTCAGCGTGATTTGTTGGTTCAGGTGCTAGAAGCTGTTCAAGATTTGATTGTAGTATCGCTTTGTATTGGACTGTTTAGCTTTATGGTGTTGCAGCTACGAGAAATGTTTTTGTCTCTGTTGCCACCTCTCAATTTTCAAGTTGTGACGGCTGACATTTTATTTTTATTGATTCTTGTTGAACTGTTTCGTCTTTTGATTATTTATTTGCAAGAACAACGGGTTTCTATTGGGGTAGCAGTAGAAGTATCGATTGTGTCGGTCTTGCGGGAGGTGATTGTGCGGGGAGTGTTAGAAACTCCCTGGAGTCAAATTTTAGCGGCAGGAGCATTTTTGCTTGTAATGGGGGCATTGTTAGTTGTGCGGGTTTGGCTGCCTCCTACATTTGAGGGTATTGATCCTGAAAAACGGCTCTCTAAACGGCGTAAGCTAGAACGAGATGAATTAAAGGCGGATTCTTCTCTAACAACCAATGAACTCCATCTGGCTGATTCACCAGCCCTTGTAGAAGTCAAACACCCTATCTAG
- a CDS encoding hypothetical protein (IMG reference gene:2510093775): MLLALNVVFSYGALGCMTHNESVIRAYEYYD; the protein is encoded by the coding sequence ATGCTACTTGCTTTAAATGTCGTTTTCAGTTATGGTGCACTTGGTTGTATGACACACAACGAATCCGTAATTCGAGCCTATGAGTATTACGACTGA